In a genomic window of Amphiprion ocellaris isolate individual 3 ecotype Okinawa chromosome 13, ASM2253959v1, whole genome shotgun sequence:
- the LOC111576477 gene encoding catenin delta-1 isoform X5, translating to MVDPAHGALDESYTPEDDSQEVHSVFSEEGTTRRTDNGMKKPISRTVLPSDSMSIDGGLSVPGMGVYSATLDRPYRQVGGGDYPTATVPRNYHYGPVGGYDDYRGGLPSEAYTSLTRGSHMDERYRPVDGYRTLDSGYRAPSRQQLDPYAAQPQVGRGMRGMGSAMEMRYGHGHYGMEDDQRSVGYDDYGMGPPPIHPGGYGTMPRLGPGPGGMDRRRLRSCEDTLDGDMGGVDPYAWGVPMTMERGSMASLDSTLRKAPNASWRQPELPEVIAMLNYRLDPVKTNAAAFLQHLTFKNDKVKSEVRRLKGIPALVSLLDHPSKDVHHSACGALKNISYGRDQDNKIAIKNCDGVPALTRLLRKTRDQDLTDTITGTLWNLSSHDSVKMEIVDHALHALADEVVVPHSGWERGSNGGEESCKPRHLEWETALTNTAGCLRNVSSERSEARRKLRECTGLVDSLMYIVQSQINRKDVDNKLVENCVCLLRNLSYQVHREVPGCERYAETIPVNQGPVPANKGGCFGSRKGKDEWFSKGKKDGDDGSGDQVDIPKRTTPAKGYELLFQPEVVRVYTSLLRESKNPSVLEAAAGAIQNLCAGRWTYGRYIRATVRLEKGLPMMAELLAHGNDRVVRAMSGALRNLAIDSRNCELLGLHAVPHLVANLPGGQSQSGRTLSEETVVSVLSTLTEVLGNSLEAAKSLRASQGIERLVLINKDGKRSDREVRGAGQVLQLVWAHKELRRPLEKDGWKKTDFMVNLNPATTNGPSTRANGTYEDSTTPLLDRGDKRDMIPLNDLGPEAYSTLDQRERRHTLDETTDTLPRGVYGGRKGSLPLLDSYDEKLIVCITQTGPSLPYHCY from the exons ATGGTGGATCCGGCACACGGCGCTCTAGATGAGAGCTACACACCAGAGGACGACTCTCAGGAAGTACACTCAGTCTTCTCTGAAGAGGGAACCACACGGCGAACAGACAATGGG ATGAAGAAACCCATTTCACGCACAGTCCTGCCTTCTGACTCAATGTCCATTGATGGGGGTTTATCGGTGCCTGGTATGGGCGTCTACAGCGCCACACTGGACCGTCCCTACAGGCAGGTCGGTGGAGGAGACTATCCCACTGCTACAGTACCAAGAAACTACCACTACGGCCCTGTAGGAGGTTATGATGACTACAGGGGGGGGCTGCCGTCAGAGGCATACACTAGCCTGACCAGGGGCTCACACATGGATGAACGCTACAG GCCGGTTGATGGCTACAGAACTCTGGACTCTGGTTATCGGGCTCCAAGCCGCCAGCAGCTGGACCCATATGCAGCGCAGCCCCAGGTGGGCCGAGGAATGAGGGGCATGGGCTCAGCCATGGAGATGCGGTATGGCCACGGCCACTACGGTATGGAGGATGATCAGCGCAGCGTGGGATACGATGACTATGGCATGGGGCCTCCACCCATTCACCCTGGAGGTTATGGCACCATGCCACGCCTGGGGCCGGGTCCCGGGGGCATGGACAGGCGGAGACTGAG GAGCTGTGAGGATACTTTGGATGGTGACATGGGAGGAGTTGACCCTTATGCTTGGGGTGTTCCCATGACGATGGAGAGAGGGAGCATGGCTTCACTGGACAGCACATTGAGAAAGGCACCTAACGCTTCGTGGAGACAACCAGAGCTACCAGAGGTGATCGCCATGTTGAACTATCGTCTGGACCCTGTCAAGACCAACGCTGCTGCCTTCCTCCAGCATCTCACATTCAAAAATGACAAG GTCAAGTCAGAGGTGCGACGCCTGAAGGGCATCCCAGCCTTGGTGTCGCTGCTGGATCACCCGAGCAAGGATGTGCATCACTCAGCCTGTGGTGCCCTTAAGAACATTTCATATGGGCGAGACCAAGACAACAAGATCGCCATCAAGAACTGCGACGGAGTTCCTGCTCTAACCAGGTTACTGAGGAAAACCCGCGACCAGGACCTCACTGACACCATCACAG GCACCTTGTGGAACCTCTCCTCCCATGATTCAGTAAAGATGGAGATTGTGGACCACGCCCTGCATGCCCTCGCTGATGAGGTGGTCGTTCCACACTCAGGCTGGGAGCGAGGGAGCAACGGAGGAGAGGAAAGCTGCAAACCACGGCATCTGGAGTGGGAGACCGCCTTGACCAACACTGCTGGCTGCCTTAG GAATGTGAGTTCAGAACGCAGCGAGGCCAGGCGAAAACTGAGGGAGTGCACAGGGCTGGTGGATTCATTAATGTACATTGTCCAGTCACAGATCAACCGCAAAGATGTGGATAATAAG TTGGTGGAGAACTGTGTCTGCCTCCTGAGGAATCTGTCCTACCAGGTTCATCGTGAAGTTCCTGGCTGTGAACGCTACGCAGAGACCATACCGGTCAACCAGGGCCCCGTTCCAGCTAACAAAGGTGGCTGCTTTGGCTCTCGAAAGGGCAAAG ATGAGTGGTTTTCCAAAG GAAAGAAGGATGGTGATGATGGAAGTGGAGATCAGGTTGATATTCCAAAGAGGACAACACCTGCCAAAG GCTATGAGCTGCTGTTCCAGCCAGAGGTGGTTCGAGTTTACACATCGCTGCTCAGAGAAAGCAAGAACCCCTCGGTCctggaggctgctgctggtgccaTCCAGAACCTGTGTGCCGGCAGATGGACT TATGGTCGGTATATCAGAGCCACTGTGCGTCTGGAGAAGGGCCTCCCCATGATGGCAGAACTGCTGGCTCATGGCAACGACCGTGTGGTTCGGGCAATGTCTGGAGCTTTGAGGAACCTCGCTATCGACAGCCGCAACTGTGAACTGCTGG GTTTGCATGCAGTGCCTCACCTTGTGGCCAATCTGCCTGGAGGCCAGAGCCAGTCTGGTCGCACTCTCTCAGAGGAGACGGTGGTGTCTGTGCTGAGCACGCTCACTGAGGTGTTAGGTAATAGTCTGGAGGCGGCAAAGAGCCTCCGAGCCTCACAAGGTATTGAGAGGCTGGTGCTCATCAACAAGGATGG GAAGCGCTCTGACCGTGAGGTGAGGGGAGCTGGCCAGGTGCTGCAGCTCGTCTGGGCTCACAAGGAGCTGCGTCGGCCTCTTGAGAAAGATGGCTGGAAGAAGACGGACTTCATGGTCAACCTGAACCCTGCCACCACTAACGGCCCAAGCACCCGAGCTAATGGCACCTATGAGGACAGCACCACACCGCTACTGGACAGAG GGGACAAGAGAGACATGATTCCTCTGAATGACCTTGGCCCTG AAGCCTACTCTACACTGGACCAGAGGGAAAGGAGACACACTCTGGATGAGACCACAGACACTTTACCG CGAGGGGTGTATGGGGGCAGAAAGGGCTCCCTGCCTCTGTTGGACTCCTACGATG AAAAACTGATAGTGTGCATCACCCAGACTGGGCCATCCCTGCCCTACCACTGCTACTGA